In the genome of Alphaproteobacteria bacterium, one region contains:
- a CDS encoding DUF2793 domain-containing protein, with product MPNTTGRLLLPYILQSQSQKEVTHNDALNILDVLIQAVVQDVGLNTPPGSPTVGQCWVVGSSPTGAWAGKASQIAQAADGGGWFFVAPFKRLKLWNETTDEYVMFDGTNWVSEGLLLKETGEYLRVEHKTEDVTVNTGAFKDTTIQIPDRAIVLAVNVRVITAITGATSFGIGVAGDTTRYGNLIGTALDSTNIGITSPLAYYANTAIRLTANGGNFTGGVIRTTMQYLKPRGPWTW from the coding sequence ATGCCCAACACCACGGGACGATTACTGCTGCCTTATATTCTGCAATCGCAGAGCCAGAAGGAAGTCACCCATAACGATGCGCTTAACATTCTCGACGTGCTGATTCAGGCAGTCGTGCAGGATGTGGGTTTGAACACGCCACCTGGTAGCCCAACGGTTGGGCAATGCTGGGTGGTGGGTTCATCCCCTACGGGCGCATGGGCAGGAAAAGCCAGCCAGATTGCTCAGGCAGCGGATGGTGGCGGCTGGTTCTTTGTCGCCCCATTTAAGCGGCTGAAGCTCTGGAATGAAACCACCGACGAATACGTGATGTTCGACGGCACAAACTGGGTGTCGGAAGGATTGCTGCTCAAGGAAACAGGCGAATATCTGCGGGTGGAACACAAAACCGAGGATGTGACTGTCAACACAGGCGCATTCAAGGACACCACCATTCAGATTCCCGACCGCGCCATTGTGCTGGCGGTCAACGTGCGCGTGATTACGGCAATCACCGGCGCGACATCCTTTGGCATTGGGGTTGCTGGCGACACCACACGCTACGGAAACTTGATCGGTACTGCGCTGGATTCCACCAATATCGGCATCACCAGCCCACTGGCGTATTACGCCAACACCGCTATCCGCCTGACCGCGAACGGCGGCAACTTCACGGGCGGCGTGATCCGCACGACGATGCAATACCTCAAACCTCGCGGCCCATGGACATGGTAA